A DNA window from Impatiens glandulifera chromosome 7, dImpGla2.1, whole genome shotgun sequence contains the following coding sequences:
- the LOC124945642 gene encoding cytochrome c6, chloroplastic: MLPICQCWKDSLPLPIKELEKNSSAIRRYIGHEKKSKQVVNMKLAPALLSAFVLLSPPIFFSPPAPATEIVPRQTIEIEKRAATLFRKACVGCHDGGGNIIQPGATLGLKDLERNGVDSIEEIYNITYYGKGRMPGYGEKCTPRGQCTFGARLQEDDIKLLAEFVKSQANHGWENLEIYND; the protein is encoded by the exons ATGTTACCTATTTGCCAATGTTGGAAGGACTCTCTGCCATTGCCAATAAAG GAGCTGGAGAAGAATTCAAGTGCCATAAGAAGATATATTGGACATGAAAAGAAGTCAAAACAAGTAGTTAACATGAAGCTAGCTCCAGCCTTATTGTCTGCTTTTGTCCTCCTTTCGCCACCTATCTTTTTCAGTCCCCCAGCCCCTGCGACAG AAATTGTACCTAGACAGACAATAGAAATAGAAAAGCGGGCAGCCACTTTGTTTCGCAAAGCATGCGTTGGATGCCATGATGGAGGAGGAAACATAATACAACCT GGTGCAACCCTTGGTTTGAAGGATTTAGAGAG AAATGGAGTTGATTCTATAGAGGAGATATATAACATTACCTACTATGGAAAGGGAAGAATGCCTGGATATGGAGAAAAGTGTACACCGAGGGGACAATGCACATTCGGAGCTCGACTACAAGAAGATGATATCAAACTTCTTGCCGAGTTTGTCAAGTCTCAGGCTAACCATGGCTGGGAGAACTTAGAAATCTATAATGATTGA
- the LOC124909735 gene encoding uncharacterized protein LOC124909735, with product MKSYRGLKICCIITFLLILILLVAGVVIYFTLLRPKEPKILTQAITLERVDYTPPYEVNLTLLGKLLVNNPNYGSFKYENSTTFVSYRGDVVAQGLILEDTIPARGSLPVDTTILVLANSMVSNPLFLFDFVAGSFNFTTSTTLKGHAIVLQLLKIKATTYTTCDISVFFITQNAISHCSSKINF from the coding sequence ATGAAATCATATAGAGGCCTGAAAATATGTTGCATAATTACCTTCTTACTGATACTGATCCTGCTGGTAGCTGGTGTAGTGATTTATTTCACCTTATTGAGGCCTAAAGAGCCCAAGATCCTCACTCAAGCCATAACCCTTGAAAGAGTTGACTACACCCCTCCCTATGAAGTAAATTTGACTCTCCTTGGAAAACTATTGGTCAATAATCCAAATTACGGCAGCTTCAAGTACGAAAACAGCACCACCTTTGTTAGCTATCGAGGGGATGTTGTGGCTCAGGGACTCATCCTTGAGGATACTATTCCAGCTCGTGGATCACTTCCAGTGGACACCACCATCTTGGTATTAGCTAATAGTATGGTGTCAAATCCTTTATTTCTCTTTGATTTTGTGGCCGGTTCATTCAACTTCACTACTTCCACCACTCTAAAAGGACATGCCATAGTTCTCCAGCTGTTGAAAATTAAAGCTACAACTTACACTACTTGTGATATCTCCGTATTCTTTATCACTCAGAATGCCATCTCTCACTGCTCCTCAAAAATCAACTTTTAA
- the LOC124909736 gene encoding PTI1-like tyrosine-protein kinase At3g15890, with amino-acid sequence MGSVMSCCSSEKVDEGVAIDGSGQKSSWRIFTYKELQTATNGFSDENKLGEGGFGSVYWGKTSDGLQIAVKKLKSMNSKAEMEFAVEVEVLGRVRHKNLLGLRGYCVGTTDQRLIVYDYMPNLSLLSHLHGQFVGESRLDWKKRMKIAIGSAEGLVYLHHEVTPHIIHRDIKASNVLLNSNFEPLVADFGFAKLIPEGVSHMTTRVKGTLGYLAPEYAMWGKVSESCDVYSFGILLLEIVTGRKPIEKLPGGIKRTITEWAEPMIQKGRWRDLVDPRLNGEFDEAQLKRAINVAALCVQSEGEKRPTMRVVAGILKGQDDNMVQVKGKLTPQKIESIKYGEELMEMDQASDDEEDDHGAFNYDQDSSVNFGVFSAMDGVQKMHRPYKHFGEGK; translated from the exons ATGGGATCTGTAATGAGTTGCTGCAGCTCTGAGAAAGTTGATGAAGG GGTAGCCATTGATGGATCAGGTCAGAAGAGTTCATGGAGGATCTTCACGTACAAAGAGCTTCAAACCGCTACTAATGGCTTCAGTGATGAAAACAAGCTCGGAGAAGGAGGATTTGGTAGTGTTTATTGGGGAAAAACATCAGATGGTCTTCag ATAGCGGTTAAGAAGTTGAAGTCAATGAATTCAAAAGCGGAGATGGAGTTTGCGGTAGAGGTGGAAGTTCTAGGGAGGGTGAGGCACAAGAACCTTCTTGGGTTGAGAGGATATTGCGTTGGAACGACTGATCAACGACTTATTGTCTACGATTACATGCCAAATCTCAGCCTCCTATCTCATCTTCACGGCCAGTTTGTGGGTGAGAGTCGGTTGGATTGGAAGAAAAGAATGAAGATCGCCATTGGATCCGCTGAAGGCCTTGT gtATTTGCACCACGAGGTGACACCTCACATTATCCATAGAGACATCAAAGCAAGCAACGTGCTCCTAAACTCAAACTTCGAGCCACTAGTTGCAGACTTTGGGTTCGCAAAGCTCATACCCGAGGGTGTGAGCCATATGACTACAAGGGTGAAAGGAACTCTCGGATACTTAGCCCCCGAATATGCCATGTGGGGGAAAGTATCAGAGAGTTGCGATGTCTACAGCTTTGGGATTCTATTATTGGAGATCGTAACTGGCCGAAAGCCCATAGAAAAACTCCCCGGAGGAATTAAGAGGACGATAACAGAGTGGGCCGAGCCAATGATCCAAAAGGGCAGGTGGAGGGACCTCGTGGACCCAAGGCTGAATGGGGAATTCGACGAAGCTCAATTGAAACGAGCTATAAATGTCGCCGCTCTTTGTGTGCAGAGCGAGGGGGAGAAGAGGCCTACTATGAGAGTTGTTGCCGGGATTTTGAAGGGTCAAGATGATAATATGGTTCAAGTGAAGGGGAAGTTGACCCCACAAAAGATTGAAAGCATAAAATATGGGGAAGAGTTGATGGAGATGGACCAAGccagtgatgatgaagaagatgatcatgGTGCATTTAATTATGATCAGGATAGTAGTGTTAATTTTGGGGTGTTTAGTGCCATGGATGGTGTGCAAAAGATGCATCGCCCTTACAAACATTTTGGAGAAGGAAAATAA